From a region of the Lactuca sativa cultivar Salinas chromosome 4, Lsat_Salinas_v11, whole genome shotgun sequence genome:
- the LOC111899696 gene encoding dirigent protein 22, giving the protein MGKFHIQIPLCSIVLLSFSFVHCINQDPIAVQDWFKGLDTMQEKVTKLHFYFHDIVSGNNPTAMRVAKPTGYTGLVNTLTGFGSVVMADDMLTSGPEPNSTVVGRAQGIYASASMEDIGFLMTMNFAFSDGDFNGSSLSLLGRNPVLHEYREMPIVGGSGVFRMARGIATAKTYKFNLLGDAVVEYNVIVVHY; this is encoded by the coding sequence ATGGGGAAATTCCACATCCAAATACCACTATGCTCAATTGTACTCTTGTCTTTCTCTTTTGTGCATTGCATCAATCAAGACCCTATAGCCGTACAAGATTGGTTCAAAGGTCTAGACACCATGCAAGAAAAGGTGACCAAACTTCACTTTTACTTCCATGACATAGTCAGTGGCAACAACCCAACCGCTATGAGGGTGGCTAAGCCGACCGGCTACACTGGCTTAGTCAACACTCTTACAGGGTTTGGCAGTGTGGTCATGGCTGACGACATGCTTACCTCTGGACCCGAACCCAACTCAACTGTTGTAGGTCGGGCCCAGGGGATCTATGCATCGGCCTCGATGGAAGATATTGGGTTTCTTATGACTATGAACTTTGCTTTTAGTGATGGGGATTTTAATGGCAGCTCTCTTAGCCTTTTGGGACGGAACCCAGTGTTGCATGAGTATCGTGAGATGCCGATTGTTGGTGGTTCCGGCGTTTTTAGGATGGCACGGGGAATAGCGACTGCAAAAACGTATAAATTTAATTTGTTAGGTGATGCGGTTGTTGAATATAACGTTATTGTGGTTCATTATTGA